One Leptolyngbya sp. 'hensonii' genomic region harbors:
- a CDS encoding ammonium transporter, which yields MMLKLPGKRSRRKRYALPKMDRWLSALSEYGQEIQRLAPTWQACIPLACLIVLFWGMAAVAQDPPKVEDVAKTVETLKVGLDTLWVMVAGMLVFFMNAGFGMLETGFCRQKNAVNVLAKNLIVFALSTIAFWVIGFGLMFGNTSGGFFGSEGLFFLSGADNSPAVADYAGAYKSISWAGVPLMAKFFFQLVFAGTAATIVSGAVAERIKFVDFLIFSLFLVGIAYPLTGHWIWGGGWIANMFKDASGTTTLGFWDFAGSTVVHSVGGWAALMGAAFLGPRIGKFNSDGSPSALPGHNMAIATLGCLILWLGWFGFNPGSTMAVGDGSLLAHIAITTNTAAAFGGVAATMTAWFLLGKPDLSMIINGILAGLVGITAPCAWVTVPSAAVIGIVAGVLVVFAVGFFDRLKIDDPVGAISVHLVCGVWGTLAVGLFAVGPGKGTGALAYTAGPAAGLFANGGFSQLGVQLIGALSVGGTIVLLSSIVWFGLKLLLGIRVSAEEELHGLDIGEHGMEAYSGFMKESTVVSSPISASDKGITSTSY from the coding sequence ATGATGCTAAAGCTACCTGGAAAACGATCGAGGCGTAAGCGCTATGCTTTGCCCAAAATGGACAGATGGCTGTCTGCGCTTTCCGAATATGGTCAAGAAATTCAGAGACTTGCGCCGACTTGGCAGGCTTGCATTCCCCTGGCCTGTTTAATTGTTCTGTTCTGGGGAATGGCTGCTGTTGCCCAAGATCCTCCCAAAGTTGAGGATGTTGCGAAGACAGTTGAGACCTTGAAAGTCGGGCTAGATACCCTGTGGGTTATGGTTGCCGGAATGCTGGTCTTCTTCATGAATGCCGGATTCGGCATGCTGGAAACTGGTTTCTGCCGACAGAAAAACGCAGTGAATGTTCTAGCAAAGAACCTGATTGTTTTTGCCCTGTCCACCATCGCTTTCTGGGTGATTGGATTTGGCCTGATGTTTGGTAACACCAGTGGCGGCTTCTTTGGTTCTGAAGGGCTGTTCTTTCTGAGTGGTGCTGATAATAGTCCTGCTGTAGCGGATTACGCGGGGGCTTACAAGTCTATCAGTTGGGCAGGTGTGCCCTTGATGGCCAAGTTTTTCTTCCAACTGGTATTCGCTGGTACTGCAGCCACGATCGTCTCAGGAGCGGTGGCTGAACGAATTAAGTTCGTGGATTTCCTGATTTTCAGTCTTTTCCTGGTGGGCATCGCCTATCCCCTCACTGGCCATTGGATCTGGGGTGGAGGCTGGATTGCCAATATGTTTAAAGATGCCAGTGGGACAACGACTCTAGGCTTTTGGGACTTCGCTGGCTCCACAGTCGTTCACTCGGTGGGAGGCTGGGCTGCATTGATGGGTGCCGCGTTTCTGGGTCCCCGGATTGGTAAGTTCAATAGCGATGGTTCGCCGAGTGCGCTTCCTGGGCACAACATGGCGATCGCCACCCTGGGTTGTCTGATCCTCTGGCTGGGCTGGTTTGGGTTCAACCCCGGTTCTACGATGGCCGTTGGAGATGGCTCTTTGCTGGCTCACATTGCAATTACCACAAACACGGCTGCGGCCTTTGGCGGCGTTGCTGCCACGATGACAGCCTGGTTCCTGCTGGGTAAGCCTGACCTGTCGATGATCATCAACGGAATTCTGGCGGGTTTGGTGGGTATCACCGCTCCCTGTGCCTGGGTCACGGTTCCCTCCGCAGCCGTCATTGGTATCGTGGCTGGTGTGCTAGTTGTGTTTGCGGTCGGTTTCTTCGATCGTCTGAAGATTGATGACCCTGTGGGTGCTATTTCCGTTCACCTGGTTTGTGGTGTTTGGGGTACCCTGGCCGTTGGTTTGTTTGCAGTTGGGCCTGGGAAAGGAACTGGTGCGCTGGCTTATACAGCAGGTCCAGCTGCTGGGTTATTCGCCAACGGTGGCTTCAGTCAATTGGGGGTCCAACTGATTGGGGCACTTTCCGTGGGAGGTACGATCGTGTTGTTATCTAGCATTGTCTGGTTTGGCCTCAAACTACTGTTAGGTATTCGGGTTTCTGCCGAAGAGGAACTGCATGGCCTCGATATTGGCGAACATGGTATGGAAGCTTACAGCGGGTTTATGAAGGAGTCCACAGTGGTGTCTTCTCCGATTTCTGCTTCTGATAAGGGTATTACCAGTACCTCCTACTAA
- a CDS encoding PAS domain-containing protein codes for MLMVSTSLLLMLLLEPWFEVSKSPFLLFFSAVMLSAWAGGLQAGITATILAALASTYFLTPPFLSFTLDLPGSARLGLFILQGLLVSGLCEALRVARLNSEKSTRQLTDTLESISDAFFTVDADWHLTYVNCRLEEVTGRSRKEMLGCLFWEVFPEAVGSAFGEQYGRVMAERVTATVEAPAPDGSGRWFSARAYPIVNGLAVYFHDVTEKKRADMELQTSQTLLNSLLSSSPVGIAFLDQDLRYLHANEALATINGLPLADHFNKTVWDLLPAWADLVAQMVKQVIQTGEPLLNQEFQGETHPPGVIRHCLVNYYPVYLPDGQRGVGVSSMDVTDLKRSEAAQQFLAEASQVLFSSLDYQTTLASIAQLVVPKLADWCTVHIVDTAGGTRQLAVTHADPEKIAWVNELQQRYPYNPQATRGVAQVIRTGQAELYPEISDALLVEVAQDEEHLAILRSAGFTSAMAVPMQVRDRTLGAISFVTTASGRHYSQADLNLAEELGRRAALAIDNAELYAAAQRNRSNAEAANRVKDEFLAVLSHELRSPLNPILGWAQLLRTRKFNQQMTEQALQTIERNAKLQAQLIEDLLDVSRILRGKLSLDFQIVNLVKKIEAAIETVYLSAKAKSIQIQTQFNPDASLVAGDSTRLQQIIWNLLSNAVKFTAPGGQVVVKLSLVLGPLSSVLSSATHPAQVTDHKRQMTDDQGQMTNNKYAQITVTDNGKGISSDFLPYVFDYFRQEDSTTTRKFGGLGLGLAIVRHLVELHGGTVAVESPGEGLGATFTVLLPLLAQDEVAMLQNKKQPLGSGVQFPPLTDLKILVVDDEADMLEMTAMLLRQEGAIVYEAKAAEVALEILQKQRPDILLCDIGMPKMDGYMLLQRVRSWPTESGGQIPAIALTAYAGEANRKKALAAGFQLHLAKPINPDELVRAISEVMQRD; via the coding sequence GTGCTCATGGTTTCTACGTCACTCCTGCTGATGTTGCTTCTGGAACCCTGGTTTGAGGTCAGCAAATCCCCCTTTCTGCTATTTTTCAGCGCTGTTATGCTGAGTGCCTGGGCCGGAGGATTGCAAGCCGGAATTACCGCAACGATCCTGGCTGCCCTTGCCAGCACCTACTTTTTGACCCCACCTTTTCTTTCTTTTACCCTGGATTTACCTGGCTCTGCTCGCCTGGGTCTGTTTATCCTGCAGGGGCTCCTGGTGAGCGGATTGTGTGAGGCCTTGCGGGTAGCAAGATTAAACTCCGAAAAGAGCACCCGGCAATTGACGGATACCCTGGAAAGTATTTCGGATGCTTTCTTTACTGTCGATGCGGATTGGCATCTGACCTATGTCAACTGCCGTTTGGAAGAAGTAACCGGTCGATCGCGAAAAGAGATGTTGGGGTGTCTCTTCTGGGAGGTGTTTCCGGAGGCGGTTGGATCAGCCTTTGGTGAACAGTATGGTCGGGTGATGGCAGAGCGAGTCACTGCCACTGTGGAGGCCCCAGCGCCCGATGGGTCTGGTCGCTGGTTCTCGGCTCGGGCTTATCCTATTGTCAATGGTCTGGCTGTGTATTTTCATGACGTGACTGAGAAAAAGAGGGCGGACATGGAACTGCAAACCAGCCAAACCCTTTTGAATTCTTTGCTGTCGAGTTCTCCGGTTGGCATTGCGTTTTTGGATCAGGATTTGCGCTATCTCCATGCCAATGAAGCCCTAGCCACCATCAACGGCTTGCCTCTAGCCGACCATTTCAACAAAACAGTCTGGGATCTTTTACCCGCATGGGCTGATCTTGTTGCCCAGATGGTGAAACAGGTGATTCAGACCGGTGAACCTCTCTTAAATCAGGAATTTCAGGGGGAAACCCATCCTCCAGGGGTGATCCGCCATTGCCTGGTCAACTATTATCCGGTTTACCTCCCCGATGGGCAGCGGGGGGTTGGGGTTTCCTCCATGGATGTGACTGATCTGAAGCGATCGGAGGCGGCCCAGCAATTTCTGGCCGAAGCCAGCCAGGTGCTTTTCTCTTCTCTGGACTATCAGACCACGTTGGCCAGTATTGCCCAACTGGTGGTGCCCAAATTGGCTGACTGGTGTACAGTCCACATTGTGGATACGGCTGGGGGAACGCGGCAATTGGCAGTTACCCATGCCGATCCGGAAAAGATTGCCTGGGTGAATGAGCTGCAGCAACGTTATCCTTACAATCCGCAGGCGACGCGCGGCGTTGCCCAAGTCATTCGAACCGGACAGGCGGAACTTTATCCGGAAATCTCCGACGCTTTGCTAGTCGAGGTGGCCCAGGATGAGGAGCATCTGGCTATTCTACGGAGTGCAGGCTTTACCTCGGCTATGGCGGTGCCGATGCAAGTCCGCGATCGCACCCTGGGAGCCATTTCCTTCGTGACGACAGCATCGGGGCGGCACTACAGTCAGGCTGATTTAAACCTGGCCGAAGAACTGGGACGACGGGCAGCCCTGGCGATTGATAATGCCGAGTTGTATGCCGCAGCCCAACGGAACCGGAGCAATGCAGAGGCGGCCAATCGGGTGAAAGATGAATTTTTAGCCGTCCTATCCCATGAATTACGATCGCCCTTGAATCCCATTCTCGGTTGGGCCCAACTCCTGCGGACCCGTAAGTTCAATCAACAGATGACAGAGCAGGCGCTGCAGACGATCGAGCGAAATGCCAAACTGCAGGCCCAATTGATTGAAGACTTATTAGATGTCTCTCGCATTCTTCGAGGCAAGCTTTCCCTGGATTTCCAGATCGTTAATCTGGTGAAGAAAATTGAGGCCGCCATTGAGACGGTTTATCTTTCTGCTAAAGCCAAATCCATTCAGATCCAGACCCAGTTTAATCCAGACGCCAGCCTGGTTGCAGGGGATTCGACCCGACTGCAGCAAATTATCTGGAATCTGCTATCCAATGCAGTCAAATTTACAGCCCCAGGGGGGCAGGTCGTTGTTAAGTTGTCCTTAGTCCTTGGTCCATTGTCATCAGTCCTTAGTTCTGCAACACATCCAGCTCAAGTTACGGATCACAAACGACAAATGACAGATGACCAAGGACAAATGACCAATAATAAATATGCCCAGATCACCGTCACGGATAATGGCAAGGGCATCAGTTCCGATTTTCTGCCCTATGTGTTTGACTATTTCCGCCAGGAAGATAGCACCACAACCCGAAAATTTGGTGGCTTAGGACTGGGGCTGGCGATCGTGCGTCATCTGGTAGAGTTACACGGGGGCACCGTTGCTGTGGAGAGTCCAGGGGAGGGGTTGGGTGCTACCTTTACAGTCTTGCTCCCGTTGTTAGCCCAAGATGAGGTGGCCATGCTTCAGAACAAAAAACAACCTTTGGGATCAGGGGTTCAGTTTCCACCTCTGACTGACCTCAAGATTTTGGTGGTCGATGATGAAGCTGACATGCTGGAGATGACGGCAATGCTGCTCCGGCAGGAAGGGGCGATCGTTTATGAAGCAAAAGCAGCAGAAGTTGCCCTGGAGATCTTGCAAAAACAGCGTCCTGATATTCTCTTGTGCGATATTGGCATGCCGAAAATGGATGGCTATATGTTGCTGCAGCGGGTGCGGAGCTGGCCGACAGAGTCTGGTGGGCAGATTCCAGCGATTGCCCTGACAGCCTATGCAGGAGAAGCCAACCGCAAGAAGGCCCTCGCTGCAGGATTCCAGCTCCACCTGGCTAAACCTATCAATCCGGATGAATTGGTACGGGCGATCTCAGAGGTGATGCAGCGTGATTGA
- a CDS encoding pseudouridine synthase, whose translation MFSNNRMDVRDWYEGRCPRSGQLLRLPRTTTAEAIACDLMQHLATDPAYSREGKMYGVLLVETPSGTQQVLKAFSGLLHGESLVAGWVPPIPGREQVILEETRTLEQLEALKQALIQLQSIPERQTYVALAQEFELRLRQLAQEHAQRRHDRQHLRQQTIALSVGEEPSLALAQLDDQSRRDGMERRQLKRQRDEALQPLRQTIEAADTRIQAIKQQRKALSRQLQTQMHAAYRLTNFAGESRSLPEVIAGGGLPTGTGDCCAPKLLHYAATHGLKPLALAEFWWGPPLGDKVQGRFYGACVERCQPIMGFLLSGLTPTLPSLTILYEDDWLLAVDKPAGLLSVPGRSLDHQDSVLSRLRYGRSEGLDLMPVHRLDQATSGILLLARDGQTYRQLSQQFQHRRVHKVYEAILDGTVVPDRGTIDLPLWSDPTDRPYQRVDRLRGKPSLTHFRVIARTAITTRLELTPVTGRTHQLRVHAAAPEGLGIPIVGDRLYGEGSGADRLYLHARGLRCRHPHSGEWVHLHATPPF comes from the coding sequence GTGTTTTCCAATAATCGGATGGATGTGAGGGATTGGTACGAAGGCCGCTGTCCCCGCAGTGGCCAACTGCTGAGGTTGCCTCGCACGACAACTGCTGAGGCGATCGCCTGCGACCTGATGCAACACCTGGCCACCGACCCTGCTTACTCCCGTGAGGGCAAAATGTATGGGGTGCTGCTGGTGGAAACTCCTTCGGGAACGCAACAGGTTTTGAAAGCCTTTTCCGGATTGCTGCATGGGGAAAGTCTGGTGGCGGGCTGGGTGCCCCCGATTCCGGGACGGGAACAGGTGATCCTGGAAGAGACCCGAACCCTGGAACAGTTGGAGGCTCTGAAGCAGGCGCTGATTCAGCTCCAGAGCATCCCGGAACGGCAGACCTATGTGGCCCTGGCCCAGGAGTTTGAGCTGCGCCTGCGGCAGCTTGCCCAAGAGCATGCCCAACGCCGCCACGATCGTCAGCACCTGCGTCAGCAGACGATCGCCCTGTCTGTAGGTGAGGAGCCGTCACTTGCCCTGGCCCAACTGGATGACCAGAGTCGCCGGGATGGCATGGAGCGCCGACAACTGAAACGGCAACGGGATGAGGCCCTGCAGCCCCTGCGCCAGACGATCGAGGCGGCAGATACCCGCATCCAAGCGATCAAGCAGCAGCGGAAAGCCCTCTCCCGCCAGTTGCAAACCCAGATGCATGCGGCCTACCGGTTGACGAATTTTGCTGGGGAGTCCCGCTCGTTGCCAGAGGTGATCGCAGGCGGTGGCCTTCCCACCGGCACGGGGGACTGCTGTGCCCCCAAGCTGTTGCATTATGCTGCCACCCATGGCCTCAAACCCCTGGCCCTGGCTGAATTCTGGTGGGGACCGCCCCTGGGAGACAAAGTGCAGGGGAGATTCTATGGAGCTTGTGTGGAACGCTGCCAGCCTATCATGGGCTTTTTACTGTCGGGCCTGACGCCAACCCTCCCCTCCCTCACGATTCTGTATGAAGATGACTGGCTGCTAGCGGTAGACAAACCGGCTGGATTGCTCTCGGTGCCGGGACGATCGCTCGATCACCAGGACAGTGTCCTCAGTCGTCTGCGCTATGGTCGCTCCGAGGGACTGGACCTGATGCCGGTGCATCGGCTGGACCAGGCCACCTCCGGGATTCTCCTGCTGGCCCGCGACGGGCAGACTTATCGCCAACTCAGTCAGCAGTTTCAGCACCGTCGAGTCCACAAGGTCTACGAAGCGATTCTGGATGGGACGGTTGTTCCCGATCGGGGCACGATCGACCTGCCTCTCTGGTCTGATCCAACCGATCGGCCTTATCAGAGAGTCGATCGACTGCGGGGCAAACCCAGTCTCACCCACTTTCGTGTCATCGCCAGAACTGCGATTACCACCCGACTGGAACTGACCCCTGTCACAGGCCGCACCCACCAACTCCGGGTCCATGCGGCTGCTCCAGAGGGATTGGGAATCCCCATCGTGGGCGATCGCCTGTATGGAGAAGGTTCTGGGGCCGATCGCCTCTACTTGCATGCCAGGGGTCTGCGTTGCCGCCATCCCCATTCTGGGGAATGGGTCCATCTCCATGCCACCCCCCCTTTTTAG
- the hpxZ gene encoding oxalurate catabolism protein HpxZ, which produces MDINLPEVLAEVTAAFEQYEQALTENDIPVLDSLFWQSDRTIRYGATENLYGYSAIAAFRSNRSPLDLQRTLMNTVITTYGRDFATTNTEFRRTQSGKVGRQSQTWVRTSEGWRVVSAHVSWLT; this is translated from the coding sequence ATGGACATTAATCTCCCAGAGGTGCTGGCAGAAGTGACGGCTGCCTTTGAGCAGTACGAGCAGGCACTGACTGAGAATGATATTCCAGTGCTTGATAGTCTGTTCTGGCAGAGCGATCGGACAATTCGCTATGGGGCGACTGAAAACCTGTATGGCTACAGCGCGATCGCGGCCTTTCGCAGCAACCGTTCTCCCCTGGATCTGCAGCGAACCCTCATGAACACGGTCATTACGACCTACGGGCGAGACTTTGCCACGACTAACACAGAATTCCGACGCACCCAATCGGGCAAGGTTGGACGCCAGAGCCAGACCTGGGTTCGAACCTCAGAAGGCTGGCGAGTGGTGAGTGCCCATGTCTCCTGGCTGACCTAG
- the treS gene encoding maltose alpha-D-glucosyltransferase translates to MPLSTITPDPLWFKTAIIYEVPVRAFADSNGDGIGDFRGLTEKLDYLQDLGVTALWVLPFFPSPLRDDGYDIADYTSVNPIYGTLDDFRTFLTAAHQREIRVIIELIINHTSDQHPWFQRARRAPADSPERDFYVWSDTAERYQEARIIFQDFETSNWTWDPIPKAYYWHRFYSHQPDLNYDNPAVQQAVFQVLDFWLAMGVDGLRMDAVPYLYEREGTNCENLPETHAFLKQLRQYVDQNYPNRMLLAEANQWPEDAAAYYGAGDECHMNFHFPLMPRLFMSLRMEDSFPITDILQQTPPIPDNCQWGLFLRNHDELTLEMVTDEDRDYMYRVYAQDLEMRVNLGIRRRLAPLLGNDRRQIELLNSLLLSLPGTPVLYYGDEIGMGDNVYIGDRNGVRTPMQWSADRNAGFSRANPHRLYLPLLVESEYHYEAVNVEAQRANPNSLWHAMRRLIATRKRFQALGKGSFEFLHPDNRKVLAFTRTYGEEHILVVANLSRFVQMVDLDLTAFKGMVPVEIFGRTEFPVISEAPYFLSIAPYAFYWFTLKLQPAQIQPRPLSQLPTLKVRGQWQTVFSQRNVKQDLELLLPDYLMTYSWYGGRIRPVQSVHITEAIEIPGMAGHNLPGAEAMLVWLQVDYIQGNPETYLLCLTWAEGEAALHLQAEMPQTIVARLQVEGQPEPGILCAATTEKTTWMALLETIAHDQTLNGRGGKLLAKATERFVDLKGEADHLDPQLLRGEHGNTLMLYWDSSHPGTISNPVLLLKLLNRVEAGVNPDLEIRRFLDQNQRFPQISSIAGWLEYRPDRAEPMTIGILQEYIPDARSSWDYTLDRLRDYFELVTTHKAGLTEIPVPEGSLLDLQAVFSEPEIVPERDSWEPGSLEGGINLSHASPYSSSRTLAQETLGSLLANAQLLGQRTAELHCALASDEENLQFIPEPFTSFYQRSVYQYARNLTGKTLLLLKQRLRALPPESQVLAQQVLGHQEKLMACFQPLLNGKITALRTRYHGNYHLGQVLYTGKDFIVTDFGGSPRRTLNERRMKRSPLRDVAGLLQSFSLAIAVALHREVESGLIRPEQLPVVEQWKHFLYQWTSAALLQGYLTIASQDKFLPQTHQELQILLDVYLLEKAMANLSDVLHDLPSSLLYQHPERLPIALDQILQLK, encoded by the coding sequence ATGCCACTGTCCACAATCACCCCCGATCCCCTGTGGTTCAAGACTGCTATCATCTACGAGGTGCCCGTGCGGGCCTTTGCTGACAGCAATGGAGACGGCATTGGTGACTTTCGAGGTTTGACCGAGAAGCTCGACTATTTGCAAGATCTCGGAGTAACAGCCCTTTGGGTATTGCCCTTCTTTCCCTCTCCGCTGCGAGATGATGGGTATGACATTGCTGATTACACCAGTGTGAACCCTATTTATGGCACCCTGGACGATTTTCGTACCTTTCTGACCGCTGCCCATCAGCGAGAGATTCGAGTCATTATTGAGCTGATCATCAACCATACCTCCGATCAGCATCCCTGGTTTCAACGGGCCAGACGAGCCCCTGCAGATAGCCCTGAACGAGATTTCTACGTCTGGAGTGACACAGCAGAAAGATATCAAGAGGCACGGATTATTTTCCAGGATTTTGAAACATCCAACTGGACCTGGGATCCGATCCCCAAAGCCTACTACTGGCACCGCTTTTATTCCCACCAACCCGATCTGAACTACGACAATCCAGCCGTTCAACAGGCTGTGTTTCAGGTGCTGGATTTCTGGCTGGCCATGGGGGTGGATGGTCTGCGGATGGATGCAGTGCCCTACCTGTACGAACGGGAGGGCACCAACTGTGAAAACCTGCCGGAAACCCATGCTTTCCTGAAACAGTTGCGTCAATACGTGGATCAAAATTATCCCAACCGAATGCTGCTAGCTGAGGCCAACCAGTGGCCCGAAGATGCTGCCGCCTACTATGGGGCCGGGGATGAATGCCACATGAACTTCCACTTTCCCCTCATGCCCCGCCTGTTCATGTCCCTGCGGATGGAAGACAGTTTCCCGATCACCGATATCCTGCAACAGACTCCCCCCATTCCCGATAACTGTCAGTGGGGCCTGTTTCTGCGGAACCATGATGAACTGACCCTGGAAATGGTGACGGACGAGGACCGGGACTACATGTACCGGGTTTACGCCCAGGATCTGGAGATGCGAGTCAACCTGGGCATTCGGCGACGGTTGGCCCCCCTACTGGGCAACGATCGTCGCCAGATCGAACTCCTCAACAGCCTCCTCCTCTCCCTGCCAGGAACGCCCGTTCTCTACTACGGGGATGAGATTGGCATGGGGGATAACGTCTATATTGGCGATCGCAATGGGGTGCGGACGCCGATGCAATGGAGTGCCGATCGCAATGCAGGTTTCAGTCGGGCCAATCCCCACCGGCTCTACCTGCCCTTACTGGTTGAGTCGGAATACCACTATGAAGCCGTTAACGTAGAGGCCCAGCGAGCCAATCCCAACTCCCTCTGGCATGCCATGCGACGGCTGATTGCAACCCGAAAACGCTTTCAGGCATTGGGGAAAGGGAGTTTTGAGTTCCTCCATCCCGATAACCGCAAAGTGCTGGCTTTTACCCGGACCTACGGGGAAGAACATATTCTGGTTGTGGCCAATCTCTCCCGTTTTGTCCAAATGGTGGACCTGGATCTGACGGCTTTCAAGGGCATGGTGCCGGTGGAAATCTTTGGCCGCACAGAATTTCCCGTGATCTCAGAGGCCCCCTACTTCCTCAGTATCGCTCCCTATGCCTTCTACTGGTTCACCCTGAAGTTACAACCGGCTCAAATTCAACCACGCCCCCTGTCTCAATTGCCAACCCTAAAGGTACGGGGCCAGTGGCAGACTGTGTTTTCCCAGCGCAATGTGAAACAGGATCTGGAACTGCTACTGCCAGATTATTTGATGACCTATTCCTGGTATGGCGGCAGAATACGCCCGGTGCAGTCGGTTCACATCACAGAGGCGATCGAAATCCCAGGGATGGCCGGTCACAATCTGCCAGGAGCGGAGGCCATGTTGGTCTGGCTGCAGGTGGATTATATCCAGGGCAACCCTGAAACCTATCTGCTCTGCCTGACCTGGGCCGAGGGCGAAGCAGCCCTGCATCTACAGGCGGAAATGCCCCAGACGATCGTGGCCCGGTTACAGGTCGAGGGTCAGCCAGAACCGGGGATTCTGTGTGCGGCCACGACGGAGAAAACCACCTGGATGGCTCTGCTGGAGACGATCGCCCACGATCAAACCTTGAATGGTCGTGGGGGGAAACTTCTGGCCAAGGCAACGGAACGGTTTGTCGATCTCAAGGGGGAGGCGGATCACCTGGACCCGCAACTACTTCGGGGAGAGCATGGCAATACCCTGATGCTGTACTGGGATTCGTCCCACCCCGGCACCATCTCTAACCCGGTGCTGCTGCTGAAACTCTTGAATCGGGTCGAGGCTGGGGTCAATCCGGACCTGGAAATTCGCCGCTTTCTGGATCAGAACCAGCGGTTTCCCCAAATTTCCTCAATCGCAGGTTGGCTGGAGTATCGTCCCGATCGGGCTGAACCCATGACGATCGGGATTCTGCAGGAATATATCCCAGATGCCCGTAGCAGTTGGGACTATACCCTCGATCGGCTGCGGGACTACTTCGAACTGGTGACGACCCACAAAGCCGGTCTGACAGAAATCCCTGTTCCGGAGGGGTCTCTCCTCGATCTGCAGGCGGTGTTCTCAGAACCAGAAATAGTCCCCGAACGGGACTCCTGGGAGCCTGGGAGCCTGGAAGGGGGCATCAATCTGTCCCATGCCTCTCCCTACAGTAGTTCCAGAACCCTGGCTCAGGAAACCCTGGGCTCTTTACTGGCGAACGCACAACTGTTGGGCCAGCGCACGGCGGAACTCCATTGTGCCCTGGCCTCCGACGAAGAAAATCTCCAGTTTATCCCAGAGCCGTTTACCTCGTTTTATCAGCGATCGGTCTACCAATATGCTCGCAACCTGACCGGCAAGACGCTGCTGCTGCTGAAACAGCGGCTCAGAGCCCTGCCACCAGAGTCTCAGGTGCTGGCCCAGCAGGTTTTGGGACATCAAGAAAAGCTGATGGCCTGCTTCCAGCCCCTCCTGAACGGGAAAATTACGGCTTTGCGGACAAGGTATCATGGCAATTACCATTTGGGACAGGTCCTTTACACTGGTAAAGACTTCATTGTGACGGATTTTGGTGGCAGTCCCAGACGCACCCTGAACGAACGGCGCATGAAGCGATCGCCGCTGCGAGATGTGGCTGGCCTGTTGCAATCTTTCTCACTGGCTATTGCTGTGGCGTTGCACCGGGAAGTGGAAAGTGGTCTGATCCGCCCAGAGCAATTGCCTGTTGTAGAGCAGTGGAAGCACTTCCTCTATCAATGGACCAGTGCAGCCCTTTTGCAAGGCTACCTGACGATCGCAAGCCAGGACAAATTTCTGCCCCAAACTCACCAGGAATTACAAATTTTGTTGGATGTGTACCTGCTGGAAAAAGCGATGGCCAACCTGAGTGATGTGCTTCATGACTTACCATCCAGCCTGCTGTATCAGCATCCGGAGCGCCTGCCGATCGCCCTGGATCAGATCCTGCAACTGAAATAG
- a CDS encoding Uma2 family endonuclease, with product MSTLVRSEEDLLYPESDGKPMAENTEQYQWIVMIKENLEILFAEVPDVFIAADLFWYPVQVQVPPAPRQAPDVMVAFGRPKGRRGSYRQWQEDNIPFQVVFEILSPSNKTRDGQEEMDFKFMFYQRYGVEEYYIYDPDRQNLEGWIRQGAALVPIAQLSGWVSPHLQIRLEWQPGTALRLYAPNGQPFLTSIELAQQVEQAQRQAQQAQRQAEQAQRQAEQERQARLAAIPRLLALGLSAEQVAEALGLSVAEVESSSRDGFP from the coding sequence ATGAGCACCCTGGTGCGATCGGAGGAAGATCTCCTTTATCCGGAAAGTGATGGCAAACCCATGGCCGAGAATACGGAACAGTACCAGTGGATTGTCATGATTAAGGAGAATCTGGAAATCCTCTTTGCGGAGGTGCCGGATGTCTTCATTGCAGCCGATCTCTTCTGGTATCCCGTGCAGGTGCAGGTGCCACCAGCCCCCCGGCAGGCTCCTGATGTGATGGTGGCCTTTGGCCGCCCAAAAGGCAGACGGGGGTCCTATCGCCAGTGGCAGGAAGATAATATTCCTTTTCAGGTGGTCTTTGAAATCCTTTCTCCCAGCAACAAAACCCGCGATGGGCAGGAAGAAATGGACTTTAAGTTCATGTTCTATCAGCGCTATGGCGTGGAAGAGTATTACATCTACGATCCCGATCGGCAGAACCTGGAAGGCTGGATCAGACAGGGGGCGGCGTTGGTGCCCATCGCCCAACTCTCCGGTTGGGTCAGCCCGCACCTGCAGATTCGGTTGGAGTGGCAACCCGGAACGGCACTCCGCCTTTATGCCCCGAATGGACAGCCTTTTCTGACTTCGATCGAACTGGCCCAGCAGGTCGAACAGGCCCAACGACAGGCCCAACAGGCCCAACGACAGGCAGAACAGGCTCAACGACAAGCCGAACAGGAGCGGCAGGCGCGACTGGCCGCGATTCCGCGATTGCTGGCCCTGGGTCTGAGTGCCGAACAGGTGGCTGAGGCCCTGGGGCTGTCTGTGGCCGAGGTGGAATCATCCAGCAGGGATGGATTTCCCTAA